In Dermacentor variabilis isolate Ectoservices chromosome 7, ASM5094787v1, whole genome shotgun sequence, a genomic segment contains:
- the LOC142588966 gene encoding histone H3-like translates to MARTKQIARKSTGGKAPRKQLATKAARKSTPATGGVKKPHRYRPGTVALREIRRYQKSTELLIRKLPFQRLVREIAQDFKTDLRFQSSAVMALQEASEAYLVGLFEDTNLCAIHAKRVTIMPKDIQLAQRIRGERA, encoded by the coding sequence atggccaggaccaagcaaatcGCCCGTAaaagcaccggtgggaaggctccgcgtaagcagcttgctaccaaggctgctcgcaagagtacacctgccacaggaggggttaagaaaccgcatcgctacaggcctggaaccgtggcccttcgtgaaattcgccgctaccagaagtcgaccgaacttctcatccgcaagctgccgttccagcgcttggtgagggaaatcgctcaggatttcaagaccgacctccgattccagagttcggctgtgatggcccttcaggaggccagcgaggcatacctggtcggtctcttcgaagacaccaacctgtgcgccatccacgccaagcgtgttaccatcatgccaaaggacatccagctggcccagCGCATCCggggcgagcgcgcctaa